Sequence from the Amaranthus tricolor cultivar Red isolate AtriRed21 chromosome 1, ASM2621246v1, whole genome shotgun sequence genome:
AAGGAAACACATATAGACAAACCTCtaaattacaaaatattcaTTGTGATCTTGCATTTACCTTCACGGGAAGTCCATTTTTCATCCGTAATGTCAATGACAACACATAATAAGGACGTTTTTTCTCCACTACATCAATATCAAATTGCTCCACCACACAAGCCACTATGGACTTCATTTGTAGATATGCCATCTCCTTCCCTAAACATATCCTCGGACCCGCATGAAAAATCGGAAATTTAAACGGATTATCTGGTTTATACAATCGATTTTCATCTATCCATCTCTCAGGTCTAAATTCCAAGCAATCCTTACCCCATATACTCTCCATTCTCCCCATTGCATATGAATTATATGTGATAAACCAACcctttttaatctcatctcCACTCGGAAAAATATCATCTTCTAAACACGTTCGCGTATCTACAGGTACAGGAGGGTATAATCGTAGAGCCTCAGATATCGCTCCATGCAAGTAATTCATTTCTCTCAACTCATCAAAATTGTACGTATCTCCAACTTGTTTACCAGCTCTAACCCGAACCTCATCCACTTCGTTTCGGATTTTTTTCACAACACGTGGATTATTAGATAACAACCaaaaaaaccaacttaaccCGGATGATGTGGAATCCCTCCCCGCTAATAGAAAACTTATGACAATATCTCTAAGTAGATTAGGATCACGTGCACTAATTTCTTCCGTAGAAATAAACCGTGACAACAAATCTTGATGATTAGaagataaattattattattattattactagtaaTTTCCTCTAATCTTGTTCGTATGATCTTATCAGCAAACTTATGAACGGTCTCGATTGAATCTCTTAACCTTTTTTCGGATCCAACATTTAACCATTTCTTAATTATCCATGACCATGGAACCACATAAAGAAACCGACCCGCACTAAGTGTGGCAGCCACATCAAAAGCCCGCATGAATTCGGACTCACCCGACCCATCACCTGCCAAGCAACCCGGGTCATAATCAAACGCCAACTTACATACACTATCAAAAGAAAACCGTTCAAGAATATCTTGCATATCAAGTACCCTACCCGGACCCAGACCCGTATCCGGACCCGAACCGGATGCTGCTTTCAAAATGGGTATAAGCCGTGTAGTAATCTCAAACCGTACACTATCCAATACAAAGTTTTTAAGAGATCTTGTGTTAAACTCCAAACTAGCGGTTTTCCGTTGGATCCGCCATAAATGACCGTCGGAGTTAAAGATTCCGGTGCCGAGGAGGTCGTGGAGGAGAGAGACGAAACGGGGACCTTTATGGTAGTTATCGAACCGGATTTTGAGGAAGTGTTCGATATTTGGCGGGTATGCGGTCATGATCCCATTAATTTTTCCGGGTCGGATAAATATGGACGTGTGATTAGGGAGGGGAACGAGAACGTCAAAAGTCCAGTCGAGGAACCGGTGGCGGTTGGCTATGAATTCAGGGAGAGTGCCTAAGAATGGGTAGTTTTTGAAGCCTAATGTTTGTTTTGTAGAGGAAATAAAATGGTTGAATGTGAAGTAGAGTGATGATAGGAAGATTGTGAAGAGGAGAGTTAATAGTAGGAATAATGAAGAGGAAGAAGTGAGTATATGGTCCATGCTTTGGCGAAGCTTTTTTCTAATTGTAGGTAGTCTCTTACTGATTTATAAGTAACACACAATATAGTTGGAATTGCTTTTGgagaaatataaaattttgatttagaCGATATTATggtgatattattttatttggcaGGTCTAATGTATACTTATGTGATATTgattattgtc
This genomic interval carries:
- the LOC130827865 gene encoding cytochrome P450 CYP94D108-like — encoded protein: MDHILTSSSSLFLLLTLLFTIFLSSLYFTFNHFISSTKQTLGFKNYPFLGTLPEFIANRHRFLDWTFDVLVPLPNHTSIFIRPGKINGIMTAYPPNIEHFLKIRFDNYHKGPRFVSLLHDLLGTGIFNSDGHLWRIQRKTASLEFNTRSLKNFVLDSVRFEITTRLIPILKAASGSGPDTGLGPGRVLDMQDILERFSFDSVCKLAFDYDPGCLAGDGSGESEFMRAFDVAATLSAGRFLYVVPWSWIIKKWLNVGSEKRLRDSIETVHKFADKIIRTRLEEITSNNNNNNLSSNHQDLLSRFISTEEISARDPNLLRDIVISFLLAGRDSTSSGLSWFFWLLSNNPRVVKKIRNEVDEVRVRAGKQVGDTYNFDELREMNYLHGAISEALRLYPPVPVDTRTCLEDDIFPSGDEIKKGWFITYNSYAMGRMESIWGKDCLEFRPERWIDENRLYKPDNPFKFPIFHAGPRICLGKEMAYLQMKSIVACVVEQFDIDVVEKKRPYYVLSLTLRMKNGLPVKVNARSQ